One Halarcobacter ebronensis genomic window carries:
- the nhaD gene encoding sodium:proton antiporter NhaD, which yields MLKILMVLLLSSLALFASGGGATSGEVAPDLTMTWVGFACLFIFVVGYYFVAAEEKYEIDKAKPALFIGTFMFILVAIYYALNHLDMGLVHTQAQHLILEIAEIFFFLFVAMTYIESLIHMSVFDKLKYDLVSKGYTYRKLFWVTGFLAFFISPIADNLTTALILSTVLITIEKTRKDFLVPGAINIVVAANAGGAWSPFGDITTLMAWTSGKGAFSDFLFLFPASILGYIVTAFLLSKVVPNEAPSFDASKEVAPKMAEGAKVVMGLGVFTIFCAVMSHQVLHLPAMWGMMFGLSLLKVYAYGLKRKHGKEHFNIFHSMAKIENNTLMFFFGILAAVGALYFIGWLALASIVYDPTVLGPTIANIAVGFLSAIVDNVPVMSAVLKANPTMEHSQWMLVTLTAGVGGSLISFGSAAGVGVMGKLHGIYTFGSHMKYAWMVLVGYILSCVIWYIQFQMFGFGA from the coding sequence ATGTTAAAGATTCTGATGGTATTATTGTTATCATCTCTAGCTTTATTTGCAAGTGGCGGTGGTGCTACTTCAGGAGAGGTTGCACCTGACTTAACCATGACATGGGTAGGTTTTGCATGTCTGTTTATTTTTGTTGTGGGTTACTATTTTGTAGCTGCTGAAGAGAAATATGAAATTGATAAGGCTAAACCAGCTTTATTTATTGGTACATTTATGTTTATTCTAGTTGCTATTTATTATGCGCTAAATCATTTAGATATGGGATTAGTGCATACGCAAGCACAACATTTGATATTAGAAATTGCAGAAATTTTCTTCTTTTTATTTGTTGCTATGACATATATAGAATCTCTAATTCATATGAGTGTATTTGATAAGCTAAAATATGATCTTGTTTCAAAAGGGTATACGTATAGAAAACTCTTTTGGGTTACTGGATTTTTAGCGTTTTTTATCTCTCCAATTGCAGATAACTTAACAACTGCACTTATTCTTTCAACTGTGTTAATTACAATTGAAAAAACAAGAAAAGATTTCTTAGTTCCAGGTGCAATAAATATAGTTGTTGCAGCAAATGCTGGTGGTGCTTGGTCTCCTTTTGGAGATATCACGACTCTTATGGCTTGGACATCAGGGAAAGGTGCTTTTTCTGACTTCTTATTCCTTTTCCCAGCTTCAATTTTAGGATATATTGTAACTGCATTTTTATTATCTAAAGTGGTTCCAAATGAAGCTCCATCTTTTGATGCTTCAAAAGAGGTTGCTCCTAAAATGGCAGAAGGTGCAAAAGTTGTAATGGGACTTGGAGTATTTACAATCTTTTGTGCTGTAATGTCTCACCAAGTTTTACATCTACCAGCAATGTGGGGTATGATGTTTGGTTTATCTTTACTAAAAGTATATGCTTATGGACTAAAAAGAAAACATGGGAAAGAACACTTCAATATTTTTCATTCAATGGCAAAAATTGAAAACAATACTTTAATGTTCTTCTTTGGTATCTTAGCAGCAGTTGGTGCATTATACTTTATTGGATGGCTAGCACTTGCTTCAATTGTTTATGACCCAACAGTATTAGGTCCAACAATAGCAAATATTGCAGTTGGATTCTTATCTGCAATTGTTGATAACGTGCCTGTTATGTCAGCGGTTCTAAAAGCAAATCCAACAATGGAACACTCTCAATGGATGCTTGTAACTTTAACAGCAGGGGTTGGTGGTTCACTAATCTCTTTTGGTAGTGCAGCAGGTGTTGGAGTTATGGGTAAACTTCATGGAATTTACACATTTGGTTCTCATATGAAATATGCATGGATGGTACTTGTAGGTTATATCCTATCTTGTGTTATCTGGTATATACAATTTCAAATGTTTGGTTTTGGAGCATAA
- a CDS encoding DUF721 domain-containing protein has protein sequence MKKLSEILYHLKNNPEFRRINTQETIHKFIELLPPKMKKGVKFAYIRQQIFFFVLTHPVYKMEFEYNKSLINDLLKQSNIANVQEIRFFVTNKIEKKEQEKQAINESYKERSYGIFANKITDKKLHDKFEEIRAIIKNS, from the coding sequence ATGAAAAAATTGAGTGAAATACTTTATCATCTTAAAAATAATCCTGAATTCAGAAGAATTAATACCCAAGAGACAATTCATAAATTTATTGAATTGTTACCACCTAAAATGAAAAAAGGGGTCAAATTTGCCTATATTAGGCAACAAATCTTCTTTTTTGTATTAACCCATCCTGTTTATAAAATGGAGTTTGAGTATAACAAGAGTTTGATAAATGACTTATTAAAACAATCTAATATAGCAAATGTTCAAGAGATAAGATTTTTCGTAACCAATAAAATAGAGAAAAAAGAACAAGAAAAACAAGCTATCAATGAAAGTTATAAAGAGCGTTCTTACGGTATTTTTGCAAATAAAATTACAGATAAAAAACTACATGATAAATTTGAAGAGATAAGAGCAATTATAAAAAACTCTTAA
- a CDS encoding HNH endonuclease, with the protein MKEKDIFKMDYYQTYYFADICNTIMENEFEYLRTLDDFWGNGHISNFIKPFQKYSNLHMFIEFTIDRLFYESNQNYSEFTIDELLNKRFWINNTLDYHNIEHISFKEWYKNNSNISTHAEDLMYKYLEFLEFSDFYIKLKNQMIEETFFILFLNRKFLREFNLNLSGILEISDIDDINDFTLVKQNKLVLKRKHIPKWAEKAVFYRDRGICTYCKKDLSGVMNISNKYHIDHIVPLEKYGLNDVSNLQLLCESCNTSKGSKHTKISNDYERWY; encoded by the coding sequence ATGAAAGAAAAAGACATATTTAAGATGGATTACTATCAAACATATTATTTTGCGGATATTTGCAACACTATTATGGAAAATGAATTTGAATATTTAAGAACCTTAGATGATTTTTGGGGAAATGGGCACATAAGTAATTTTATAAAACCTTTTCAAAAATATAGTAACTTACATATGTTTATTGAATTTACTATTGATAGACTATTTTATGAATCAAATCAAAATTATTCAGAATTTACAATTGATGAACTTTTAAATAAGAGGTTTTGGATAAATAACACACTTGACTACCATAATATTGAACATATATCATTTAAAGAATGGTATAAAAATAATAGTAATATTTCAACTCATGCAGAAGATTTAATGTATAAATATTTAGAATTTTTAGAGTTTAGTGATTTTTATATAAAGTTAAAAAATCAAATGATAGAAGAAACTTTTTTTATTTTGTTTTTAAATAGAAAATTTTTACGAGAATTTAACTTAAATCTTTCAGGAATATTAGAAATATCAGATATAGATGATATAAATGATTTCACATTAGTAAAACAAAATAAACTTGTATTAAAAAGAAAGCATATACCAAAATGGGCAGAAAAAGCAGTATTCTATAGAGATAGAGGAATCTGTACATACTGTAAAAAAGATTTATCAGGTGTTATGAATATTTCAAATAAATATCATATAGATCATATTGTACCATTAGAAAAATATGGACTAAATGATGTTTCAAATTTACAACTGTTATGCGAATCTTGTAATACTTCAAAAGGTAGTAAGCATACAAAAATTTCAAATGATTATGAAAGATGGTATTGA
- the guaA gene encoding glutamine-hydrolyzing GMP synthase, whose translation MKHVPIVVLDFGSQYTQIIARKLREAGVYSEIVPYNEKIEDIKQRTPKGIILSGGPASVYAVDSYHPDEEIFKLGLPILGICYGMQLISQYFGGSVIPASHHEYGKAKLTFEKECDIFKDTTNGQTVWMSHGDKVDVLPNGFEIIGTSENSPFAAIANEKDSIYAFQFHPEVYHSEQGSKILKNFAKYICGCESTWNMGSFAKEQIAKIQEKVGDKKVLCGVSGGVDSSVVATLLAEAIGDQLIPVFVDHGLLRANEREDVEAMFKSRGVNLITVDASEIFLKKLEGVTDPERKRKIIGETFIEVFDQEAKKHDGIEFLAQGTLYTDVIESVSVKGPSKTIKSHHNVGGLPDWMTFELIEPLREIFKDEVRALGLELGLPSHMIGRHPFPGPGLAIRIMGDVNRPDLELLRKADVIMLDVLRSTGYYDKTWQAFTVLLNVKSVGVMGDNRTYDNTVCVRIVEATDGMTATFAHIPHDILETISRRIINEVDGINRVVYDISSKPPATIEWE comes from the coding sequence ATGAAACATGTACCAATAGTTGTATTAGATTTTGGTAGTCAATATACACAAATTATTGCAAGAAAATTAAGAGAAGCTGGAGTTTATTCGGAGATTGTTCCATATAATGAAAAAATCGAAGATATAAAACAAAGAACTCCAAAAGGAATTATCCTTTCTGGTGGACCAGCTTCTGTTTACGCTGTAGATTCTTATCATCCAGATGAAGAAATTTTTAAATTAGGACTTCCTATTTTAGGTATTTGTTATGGAATGCAACTTATCTCTCAATATTTTGGAGGTTCAGTTATTCCAGCAAGTCATCATGAATATGGAAAAGCAAAACTTACATTTGAAAAAGAGTGTGATATTTTTAAAGATACAACCAATGGGCAAACAGTTTGGATGTCACATGGGGACAAAGTTGATGTTCTTCCAAATGGTTTTGAGATAATTGGTACCAGTGAAAACTCTCCATTTGCGGCTATTGCAAATGAAAAAGATAGTATTTATGCTTTCCAATTTCACCCAGAAGTTTACCACTCAGAGCAAGGTTCAAAGATTCTTAAAAACTTTGCAAAATATATTTGTGGATGTGAAAGTACATGGAATATGGGTTCTTTTGCAAAAGAACAAATTGCAAAAATTCAAGAAAAAGTTGGAGATAAAAAAGTTCTTTGTGGTGTTAGTGGAGGAGTTGACTCTTCTGTTGTAGCAACACTTTTAGCTGAAGCAATTGGAGATCAACTTATTCCAGTATTTGTTGACCATGGATTACTTAGAGCAAATGAGAGAGAAGATGTTGAAGCAATGTTTAAATCAAGAGGTGTAAACCTTATTACTGTTGATGCTTCTGAAATCTTCTTAAAAAAACTAGAAGGTGTTACAGATCCTGAGAGAAAAAGAAAAATTATAGGTGAAACTTTTATTGAAGTATTTGACCAAGAAGCTAAAAAACATGATGGCATTGAGTTTTTAGCTCAAGGTACTCTTTATACAGATGTTATTGAGTCTGTTTCTGTAAAAGGACCATCTAAAACAATTAAATCTCACCATAATGTGGGAGGATTACCAGATTGGATGACTTTTGAACTAATTGAACCTTTAAGAGAGATTTTTAAAGATGAAGTTAGAGCTTTAGGACTTGAACTTGGACTTCCTTCTCATATGATAGGACGACATCCATTCCCTGGACCAGGTCTTGCAATTAGAATTATGGGTGATGTAAACAGACCTGATTTAGAACTGTTAAGAAAAGCAGATGTAATTATGCTTGATGTTCTTAGATCAACTGGATATTATGATAAAACTTGGCAAGCTTTTACAGTTTTATTAAATGTAAAATCTGTTGGAGTTATGGGAGATAATAGAACGTATGATAATACTGTTTGTGTTAGAATAGTTGAAGCAACAGATGGTATGACTGCAACATTTGCTCATATACCACATGATATATTAGAAACAATTTCAAGAAGAATTATCAATGAAGTTGATGGGATCAATAGAGTAGTGTATGACATATCTAGCAAACCACCAGCAACAATCGAATGGGAGTAA
- a CDS encoding Eco57I restriction-modification methylase domain-containing protein, which produces MNINDLIKKYDENKDYYQTPKYNETQLRTDFLNPFFELLGWDIRNTKGKPTNEREVLLEEGLKEDTYSTTKKPDYTFRLFSERKFFLEAKKPSVKIESDEKSAKQVRRYGFTAKLKISVLSNFEYLSIYDCSQKVEATDLANNSRIKLYHYSEYEEKFEEIKQQLSYEIVYNGVFDEIWKDIEAQLERFSVDKLFLKQINDWRILLGKEIYSHKQDLTIEELNDIVQSYINSIVFLRVCEDRDLETYKTLLNYADKNDFNSLINKFKESDKKYNAGLFNLDFVDEIISNNSSSFWTIIKQLYFPESTYSFSVFASDILGSIYEIFLAEQLNIIDNEVLLIKKAEHIDRDIVTTPTFIIQDILRKTVVKHCEDKSDEEILNSTFADIACGSGAFLLEVYQLLHDILVDYYIENNVDKLIQISINTYKLPFDIKKQILKNCIFGVDKDFNAVEATKFGLLLKLLENENNSSITIPVLPSLEENIYFGNSLISSNETDDANIDAINPFDFFDTKFDVIVGNPPYMSTEDIKEFTPLEKPIFEKIYQSAYKQYDKYFLFIEQGINLLKENGYFGYIVPSKFIKVTSGKKLRKFISDNNLLDSLISFGSNQVFNNKTTYTNILILGKKKNDKFNYVSVNKLNEWKAQKNITSNLVSNKVIKDDNWVLIPPHLKNIYDKIISNSILLKDLVLEDNIINGIQTSSNTLYIHLCSKLAKEDSTYYYIEKDKKIWKIEKELTKPYYQTTKNDTKFNTFRDVQANSFVIYPYKFDSNGNLKLVSLDDLKANYNGLYSYFTHYKEKLVSRDISPEANDFDWYKFGRSQHLTSAICESKIIVGVLSNGYKYSIDYNDTFVSSGGTAGYAMIKIPSDSDYSIYYIQALLSSKYLEWFAYWYGEIFRGNFVARGTKILKKLPIIKIDFSSATSKKLHDNISNTQKDLNNLQTRIDKNNGNKRKQTPLQRQFRTKKQELENLLKELYDLKDKDNLILNVSDIYAID; this is translated from the coding sequence ATGAATATTAACGACTTAATCAAAAAATATGATGAAAATAAAGATTATTATCAAACACCTAAATACAATGAAACCCAGTTAAGAACAGATTTTTTAAATCCTTTTTTTGAATTACTTGGATGGGATATTCGCAATACTAAAGGTAAACCTACTAATGAACGAGAAGTTTTATTAGAAGAGGGACTAAAAGAAGACACTTATTCTACTACAAAAAAACCTGATTATACATTTAGACTTTTTTCTGAAAGAAAATTTTTTCTAGAAGCTAAAAAACCTAGTGTGAAGATTGAATCTGATGAAAAATCAGCTAAGCAAGTTAGAAGATATGGATTTACTGCAAAACTAAAAATTTCAGTTTTATCAAACTTTGAATATTTATCAATTTATGATTGTTCACAAAAAGTTGAAGCCACTGATTTAGCTAATAACTCAAGAATTAAACTATATCATTACTCTGAATATGAAGAAAAATTTGAAGAGATAAAACAGCAATTAAGTTATGAAATTGTTTACAATGGTGTATTTGATGAAATATGGAAAGATATTGAGGCACAATTAGAACGATTCAGTGTCGATAAACTATTTTTAAAACAGATTAATGATTGGAGAATATTATTAGGCAAAGAAATATACTCACATAAACAAGATTTAACTATTGAAGAACTGAATGATATTGTTCAATCTTATATTAATAGTATTGTTTTTTTAAGAGTTTGTGAAGATAGAGATTTAGAAACTTATAAAACTCTTTTAAACTATGCAGATAAAAATGATTTTAATTCATTAATAAATAAATTCAAAGAATCAGATAAAAAATATAATGCAGGTTTATTTAATCTTGATTTTGTAGATGAAATTATTTCTAATAATAGCTCATCTTTTTGGACAATAATAAAACAGCTTTATTTTCCTGAAAGTACTTATTCTTTTTCTGTATTTGCTTCTGATATACTGGGAAGTATTTATGAAATATTTTTAGCAGAGCAGTTAAATATTATTGACAATGAAGTATTACTAATAAAAAAAGCAGAACATATAGATAGAGATATTGTAACTACTCCAACATTTATTATTCAAGATATTCTTCGCAAAACTGTTGTTAAACACTGTGAAGATAAATCAGATGAGGAAATATTAAATTCTACTTTTGCTGATATTGCATGTGGTTCTGGTGCATTTCTATTGGAAGTTTATCAGTTACTACATGATATTTTAGTTGACTATTATATAGAAAATAATGTAGATAAACTAATACAAATATCTATAAATACATATAAATTACCTTTTGATATAAAAAAACAAATATTAAAAAACTGTATTTTTGGAGTAGATAAAGATTTCAATGCAGTTGAAGCTACTAAATTTGGATTACTTCTTAAACTTTTAGAAAATGAAAACAACTCTTCTATAACAATACCTGTTCTACCAAGCTTAGAGGAAAATATATACTTTGGAAATAGCTTAATTAGTTCAAATGAAACTGATGATGCAAATATTGATGCAATAAACCCATTTGATTTTTTTGATACTAAATTTGATGTAATTGTAGGAAATCCTCCTTATATGTCAACAGAAGACATTAAAGAGTTTACACCATTAGAAAAACCAATTTTTGAAAAAATTTATCAATCTGCATATAAGCAGTATGATAAATATTTTCTTTTTATAGAACAAGGGATAAACCTTTTAAAAGAAAATGGATACTTTGGGTATATTGTTCCTAGTAAATTTATCAAAGTTACATCTGGAAAAAAATTACGAAAATTTATAAGTGACAACAACCTATTAGATTCATTAATCTCTTTTGGTTCAAATCAAGTTTTTAATAATAAAACAACATACACAAATATTTTAATTTTAGGTAAAAAAAAGAATGATAAATTTAATTATGTAAGTGTTAATAAACTAAATGAATGGAAAGCACAAAAAAACATTACCTCTAATCTAGTTTCAAATAAAGTGATTAAAGATGATAATTGGGTATTGATTCCACCACACTTAAAAAATATATACGATAAAATTATTAGTAATAGCATTTTATTAAAAGATTTAGTGTTGGAAGATAATATTATTAATGGTATTCAAACTAGCTCAAATACTTTATATATTCATCTATGTTCAAAGCTCGCAAAAGAAGACTCAACTTATTACTATATAGAAAAAGATAAAAAAATATGGAAGATTGAAAAAGAGCTTACAAAACCGTATTACCAAACAACAAAAAATGATACAAAATTTAATACATTTCGAGATGTTCAAGCAAATTCTTTTGTCATATATCCATATAAATTTGACTCTAATGGTAATCTAAAACTGGTATCGCTAGATGATTTAAAAGCAAACTATAATGGGCTATATAGTTATTTTACTCACTATAAAGAAAAGCTTGTCAGTAGAGATATTTCACCTGAAGCAAATGACTTTGATTGGTATAAATTTGGCAGAAGTCAACATTTGACATCTGCAATTTGCGAATCAAAAATTATAGTTGGTGTATTATCTAATGGCTATAAATACTCTATTGATTATAATGATACATTTGTATCGTCAGGAGGTACCGCAGGATATGCAATGATAAAGATTCCAAGTGATTCTGATTATTCAATATACTATATTCAAGCACTATTATCTTCAAAATACTTAGAGTGGTTTGCTTATTGGTATGGCGAAATTTTTAGAGGCAATTTTGTGGCTAGAGGAACAAAAATATTAAAAAAACTACCAATAATTAAAATAGACTTTTCAAGTGCTACGTCAAAAAAACTGCATGATAATATATCAAATACTCAAAAAGATTTAAATAATTTGCAAACTAGAATAGATAAAAATAATGGCAATAAAAGAAAACAAACTCCACTACAAAGACAATTTAGAACTAAAAAACAAGAACTAGAAAATTTATTAAAAGAGTTATATGACTTAAAAGACAAAGATAACTTAATACTAAATGTATCGGATATTTATGCGATTGATTAA
- the nadB gene encoding L-aspartate oxidase, with the protein MIYDYIIIGSGVAGLNAARLIPPSKNVLLLCKKEPWECNTFYAQGGIAAAVDKDDIPVHIEDTLVAGVNHNDKKAVEVLSENSREAIDNLIENGMKFDLNDKGELAFTKEAAHSRNRILHADGDATGRMLHLFLMGTFIHKIETNCVVNDLLIQDGICYGVKYFISETEEKVAYAHNTIIASGGVGSIYKYHTNSTAVAGEVQGICIEKGLELKDMEMMQFHPTVFKGTSFARKALLSEALRGEGAYIVDDNDYRFLFEYHPDGELAPRDVVSRSIFDYHKRTGHGIFLSFDKFEKIWFRKRFPNIYANFEDLGYDLPFEKVPISPAFHYAMGGILTDLNGKVINMKNLYAVGEAACTGIHGANRLASNSMLEGLVFSKLAVNDSFKNNFTIDKKAYKKEIKYYIRNKEIDKPIKDRVRKLMWENAAIVRDFDSLKAALFEIDEFLKQDVGRLLYLRLLTAKSILKAAIDRKESLGAHFIKEN; encoded by the coding sequence ATGATTTACGATTATATTATTATAGGTTCAGGGGTTGCAGGATTAAATGCAGCAAGACTGATCCCTCCATCAAAAAATGTTTTACTTTTATGTAAAAAAGAGCCTTGGGAGTGTAATACTTTTTATGCCCAAGGTGGTATTGCCGCTGCTGTTGATAAAGATGATATCCCTGTGCATATAGAAGATACTCTAGTAGCAGGTGTCAATCATAATGACAAAAAAGCAGTTGAAGTTCTTAGTGAAAATTCAAGAGAAGCAATTGATAACTTAATAGAAAATGGAATGAAGTTCGATTTAAATGATAAGGGTGAATTAGCTTTTACAAAAGAGGCTGCACATAGTAGAAATAGAATTCTTCATGCAGATGGAGATGCGACAGGAAGAATGTTGCACCTCTTTCTAATGGGTACTTTTATTCATAAAATAGAGACAAATTGTGTTGTTAATGATTTATTAATTCAAGATGGAATTTGCTATGGGGTTAAATATTTTATAAGTGAGACTGAAGAAAAAGTTGCCTATGCCCATAACACTATAATTGCAAGTGGTGGAGTAGGATCAATCTATAAATATCATACAAACTCAACAGCAGTTGCTGGGGAAGTTCAAGGTATATGTATAGAAAAAGGTCTTGAATTAAAAGATATGGAGATGATGCAGTTTCATCCGACAGTATTTAAAGGAACTTCATTTGCTAGAAAAGCACTTTTAAGTGAAGCTTTAAGAGGCGAGGGCGCTTATATTGTTGATGACAATGATTATAGATTTCTTTTTGAATACCATCCTGACGGAGAATTAGCCCCAAGGGATGTTGTAAGTAGATCAATCTTTGATTATCACAAAAGAACAGGGCATGGTATTTTTCTCTCTTTTGATAAATTTGAAAAAATTTGGTTTAGAAAAAGATTTCCAAATATTTATGCAAACTTTGAAGATCTAGGTTATGATTTACCTTTTGAAAAAGTTCCTATTTCTCCAGCTTTTCATTATGCAATGGGAGGAATTTTGACTGATCTAAATGGTAAAGTTATAAATATGAAAAACCTTTATGCTGTTGGAGAAGCAGCTTGCACAGGAATTCATGGTGCAAATAGATTAGCATCAAACTCAATGTTAGAAGGTTTAGTGTTTTCAAAATTAGCTGTAAATGATAGTTTTAAAAATAATTTCACTATAGATAAAAAAGCATATAAAAAAGAGATAAAATATTATATAAGAAATAAAGAGATAGATAAACCTATTAAAGATAGAGTAAGAAAGTTAATGTGGGAAAATGCTGCAATAGTTAGGGATTTTGACTCTTTAAAAGCAGCACTATTTGAGATAGATGAATTTTTAAAGCAGGATGTTGGAAGACTGCTTTATTTAAGGTTGCTTACGGCAAAATCTATTTTAAAAGCTGCAATTGACAGAAAAGAGTCCCTTGGAGCTCACTTTATTAAGGAGAATTAA
- a CDS encoding PIN domain-containing protein encodes MKYIFLDTNIFFKNWYLDSKDFEILKHYINTSDNELLVSRLVCEETNNKFNESFVELSHTIEKSITDINNLTKGEISISLENIHDYNISSILEKKFPLIYFDYTDVPHEKIISKIFKKEKPIKNSDIGYRDALIWLSFVNAIKHTKVGVDEYIFISKNHKDFFLKQGDTYSLHHDLQKDLDDENVSVYIDLKSFFDSHHISIPFKELKNDEFHKFQDQYTYLIEEMIDYQIEEYFSNIPYSEIRQAIKKKYSLDTYILSNMFNFRIEIIDGTEDPEIDRVQYLDDNDNMLVDYHLWIRNCMIYFEIPNFYCSFVEDTIYALFQDDKTNETTTYFFSPPDICLELEIFCDVNKEYVSSFEVIEMNLEKYC; translated from the coding sequence ATGAAATACATATTTTTAGACACAAATATATTCTTTAAAAATTGGTATCTTGACAGCAAAGATTTTGAAATATTAAAGCATTATATTAATACATCGGATAATGAATTATTAGTATCTAGATTAGTTTGCGAAGAAACAAACAATAAATTCAATGAAAGTTTTGTTGAATTAAGCCATACAATTGAAAAGTCAATAACAGATATTAATAACCTTACTAAAGGTGAAATATCAATTTCATTAGAGAATATCCATGATTACAATATCTCTTCAATTTTAGAGAAAAAATTTCCTCTAATATACTTTGACTATACTGATGTGCCTCACGAAAAAATTATTTCTAAAATTTTTAAAAAAGAAAAACCTATTAAAAACAGTGACATAGGCTATAGAGATGCATTAATATGGCTTTCCTTTGTAAATGCCATAAAACATACAAAAGTAGGAGTAGATGAGTATATTTTTATTTCAAAAAATCATAAAGATTTTTTTCTAAAACAAGGTGATACTTATTCTCTACACCATGATCTACAAAAAGATCTAGATGATGAAAATGTATCTGTATATATAGACTTGAAAAGTTTTTTTGACTCCCATCATATTTCCATTCCATTCAAAGAACTAAAAAACGATGAATTTCATAAATTTCAAGATCAATATACTTACTTAATTGAAGAAATGATTGACTATCAAATAGAAGAATATTTCTCCAATATTCCATACTCAGAGATACGACAAGCTATAAAGAAAAAATATTCTTTAGATACCTACATTTTAAGTAATATGTTCAATTTTAGAATTGAAATCATTGATGGAACCGAAGACCCAGAAATCGACAGAGTACAATATCTAGATGATAATGACAATATGCTTGTAGACTACCACTTGTGGATCCGTAACTGCATGATATATTTTGAAATACCAAATTTTTATTGTTCTTTTGTTGAAGATACCATTTATGCTCTATTTCAGGATGATAAAACAAATGAAACAACCACTTACTTTTTTTCGCCTCCCGATATATGTTTAGAATTAGAAATATTTTGTGATGTCAATAAGGAATATGTATCAAGTTTTGAGGTTATAGAAATGAACTTAGAAAAATACTGTTGA
- a CDS encoding phospholipase D-like domain-containing protein: MYSVAHFEDISYHIRRTLLSAKYSVKICVAWINGNIYNTIFQELNARGVNIEIIYNDDYINAKTPIIKLDKILLFPVLPRLRSALMHDKFCIIDDEILITGSFNWSINARNSFENIVIIYQDYKLIKQFLHEFEDLKNHFYYVQQNIPYKQKCTQCNSNTYNLGIFREEEGKYSDSVVQIWQICYANQHTKLISEQDEQFIHSWLLENDTDDFNDDENEYNKEIMLAELNSERKKTIEIQNYFNSSHNVPMHAIGQKILTNSTQHYKWNEAPDWEIKIIWRDMYFRKIIPSELYNDEQIENIIENYNY; this comes from the coding sequence ATGTATTCTGTAGCACATTTTGAAGATATTAGTTATCATATTCGTAGAACATTACTCTCTGCAAAGTATTCTGTAAAGATTTGTGTTGCTTGGATTAATGGAAATATTTATAATACAATATTTCAAGAATTAAATGCTCGTGGCGTTAATATTGAAATAATCTATAACGATGATTATATTAATGCGAAGACACCTATTATAAAACTTGATAAAATACTATTATTTCCTGTGTTACCTAGATTAAGAAGTGCACTAATGCATGATAAATTTTGTATCATTGATGATGAAATATTAATTACTGGTAGCTTTAACTGGTCTATAAATGCAAGAAATAGTTTTGAAAATATTGTAATTATTTATCAGGACTATAAACTAATTAAACAATTTCTACACGAATTTGAAGATTTAAAAAACCATTTTTATTATGTTCAGCAAAATATACCATACAAACAAAAATGTACACAGTGTAATTCAAATACATATAATCTAGGTATATTTAGAGAAGAAGAAGGTAAATATTCAGATTCAGTAGTTCAGATATGGCAAATTTGTTATGCTAATCAACATACTAAACTAATATCAGAACAAGATGAGCAATTTATACATTCTTGGTTATTAGAAAATGATACAGATGATTTCAATGATGATGAAAATGAATATAATAAAGAAATTATGTTAGCTGAACTTAATTCAGAAAGAAAGAAAACTATTGAAATTCAAAATTATTTCAATTCTAGTCATAATGTGCCTATGCATGCTATAGGACAAAAGATTTTAACTAATTCTACACAACATTATAAATGGAATGAAGCACCAGATTGGGAAATTAAAATTATATGGAGAGATATGTATTTTAGAAAAATTATACCTAGCGAACTATATAATGATGAACAAATTGAAAATATTATAGAGAATTACAACTATTAA